One segment of Clostridium botulinum DNA contains the following:
- the tuf gene encoding elongation factor Tu, with amino-acid sequence MSKEKFERSKPHVNIGTIGHVDHGKTTLTAAITTVLANKGFAEAFNYAEIDKAPEEKERGITINTAHVEYETENRHYAHVDCPGHADYVKNMITGAAQMDGAILVCSAADGPMPQTREHILLASRVGVDYIVVFLNKADMVDDEELLELVEMEVRELLSEYNFPGDDIPVIKGSALKALENPTDEAAIAPILELMEAVDSYIPTPERATDKPFIMPVEDVFTITGRGTVATGRVETGILHVGDEVEIVGLSEEKKKVVVTGIEMFRKLLDEAQAGDNIGALLRGVQRTDIERGQVLAVPNSVHPHTKFVGQVYVLKKEEGGRHTPFFDGYRPQFYFRTTDVTGSIKLPDGMEMVMPGDHIDMNVELITPVAMDEGLRFAIREGGRTVGSGVVTKINA; translated from the coding sequence ATGTCAAAAGAAAAATTTGAGAGAAGTAAACCACACGTAAATATCGGAACAATTGGTCACGTAGACCATGGTAAGACAACATTAACAGCTGCAATCACAACTGTATTAGCAAACAAAGGATTCGCAGAAGCATTCAACTACGCAGAAATAGATAAGGCTCCAGAAGAAAAAGAAAGAGGAATCACAATCAATACTGCACACGTTGAGTATGAAACAGAAAACAGACATTATGCTCACGTTGACTGTCCAGGACATGCTGACTATGTTAAGAACATGATAACAGGAGCAGCACAAATGGATGGAGCTATCTTAGTTTGTTCAGCAGCGGATGGTCCAATGCCACAAACAAGAGAACATATACTACTAGCATCAAGAGTTGGAGTTGACTACATTGTAGTATTCTTAAACAAAGCAGATATGGTAGATGACGAAGAATTATTAGAATTAGTTGAAATGGAAGTTAGAGAATTATTAAGCGAATACAACTTCCCAGGAGATGATATTCCAGTAATAAAAGGATCTGCATTAAAAGCATTAGAAAACCCAACAGATGAAGCAGCAATTGCTCCAATCTTAGAATTAATGGAAGCAGTAGATAGCTACATTCCAACACCAGAAAGAGCAACTGATAAACCATTCATCATGCCAGTAGAAGATGTATTCACAATCACTGGTAGAGGAACAGTTGCAACTGGTAGAGTTGAAACTGGAATACTTCACGTAGGAGACGAAGTTGAAATCGTAGGATTAAGTGAAGAAAAGAAGAAAGTTGTTGTAACTGGAATAGAAATGTTCAGAAAATTATTAGACGAAGCGCAAGCAGGAGATAATATAGGAGCATTATTAAGAGGTGTTCAAAGAACTGACATCGAAAGAGGTCAAGTATTAGCAGTACCTAATTCAGTACACCCACACACTAAGTTCGTAGGTCAAGTATACGTACTTAAAAAAGAAGAAGGTGGAAGACATACTCCATTCTTTGATGGATATAGACCACAATTCTACTTCAGAACAACAGACGTTACAGGATCAATAAAATTACCAGACGGAATGGAAATGGTAATGCCTGGAGATCACATAGATATGAATGTTGAATTAATCACACCAGTAGCTATGGATGAAGGATTAAGATTCGCTATCAGAGAAGGCGGAAGAACTGTAGGATCTGGAGTTGTTACTAAGATTAACGCTTAA
- the rpsL gene encoding 30S ribosomal protein S12 → MPTISQLVRKGRKSTAVKSTAPALKECPQKRGVCTVVKTTTPKKPNSALRKIARVRLTNGFEVTAYIGGVGHNLQEHSVVLIRGGRVKDLPGVRYHIVRGALDCAGVANRMQGRSKYGAKKPKQK, encoded by the coding sequence ATGCCAACTATTAGCCAATTAGTAAGAAAAGGCAGAAAGTCAACAGCAGTAAAATCAACTGCACCAGCACTTAAAGAATGCCCTCAAAAAAGAGGAGTATGTACTGTAGTAAAAACTACAACTCCAAAGAAGCCTAACTCAGCGTTAAGAAAAATTGCAAGAGTAAGACTTACAAACGGATTTGAAGTAACTGCATACATTGGTGGTGTAGGCCATAACTTACAAGAACATAGTGTTGTTCTTATAAGAGGTGGTAGAGTTAAGGACCTTCCTGGTGTAAGATACCATATTGTAAGAGGTGCGTTAGACTGCGCAGGCGTAGCTAACAGAATGCAAGGAAGATCAAAATACGGTGCTAAGAAACCTAAGCAAAAATAA
- the fusA gene encoding elongation factor G, with protein MARKYPLDKFRNFGIMAHIDAGKTTTTERILFYTGINHKIGETHDGASTMDWMVQEQERGITITSAATTCAWKEHELNIIDTPGHVDFTVEVERSLRVLDGAVTVLDAKSGVEPQTETVWRQADKYGVPRMIYVNKMDATGADFFRCISTVRDRLKGNAVPIQIPIGSEENFQGMIDLIRNVAILFYDDLGKDMREEAIPAEYAEKAEEYRAAMIEAIAEADEELMMKYLDGEEITEEELKAGLRKATIANEIYPCICGSSYKNKGVQQMIDGVVDYLPSPLDIPAVKGTNLEGEEAERNAADGEPLSALAFKIATDPFVGKLAYTRIYSGIMESGSYVLNSTKGKKERIGRLVKMHSNSRQEVESLEAGELGAVIGLKNTSTGDTLCSEKDPIILESMEFPEPVISVAIEPKTKAAQEKMGMALAKLAEEDPTFKTWTNEETGQTIIAGMGELHLDIIVDRLKREFKVECNVGAPQVAYKETIRKAVKAEAKYAKQSGGKGQYGHAVIEMEPTEGEYVFENAIVGGAIPREYIPAVDNGIQEASLNGIIAGYNVINFKVRLVHGSYHEVDSSEMAFKIAGSMAFKNAMSKADPVLLEPMMKVEITVPEEYMGDVIGDVNSRRGRMEGMEAVNGAQVIRAFVPLSEMFGYATSLRSRTQGRGVYSMVFDHYEEVPKSIQEQVAGNKAK; from the coding sequence ATGGCTAGAAAATATCCTTTAGATAAATTTCGTAATTTTGGTATAATGGCTCATATTGATGCTGGTAAAACAACAACAACTGAACGTATACTATTTTACACAGGAATCAATCACAAAATAGGTGAAACTCATGATGGAGCTTCTACAATGGACTGGATGGTTCAAGAACAAGAAAGAGGTATAACAATTACTTCTGCAGCTACTACATGTGCGTGGAAAGAACACGAACTTAATATAATTGATACTCCTGGACACGTAGACTTCACAGTAGAAGTTGAAAGATCATTAAGAGTACTTGATGGTGCTGTTACAGTTTTAGATGCAAAGAGCGGGGTTGAACCTCAAACTGAAACTGTTTGGAGACAGGCGGATAAATACGGTGTTCCAAGAATGATTTATGTTAATAAAATGGATGCAACAGGTGCAGACTTTTTTAGATGTATAAGCACAGTAAGAGATAGATTAAAGGGTAATGCAGTTCCGATTCAAATTCCAATAGGAAGCGAAGAAAATTTCCAAGGAATGATTGACCTTATAAGAAATGTTGCAATATTATTCTATGATGATCTTGGAAAAGATATGAGAGAAGAAGCTATACCAGCTGAATATGCTGAAAAAGCTGAAGAATATAGAGCAGCGATGATCGAAGCAATTGCTGAAGCTGATGAAGAATTAATGATGAAATACTTAGATGGAGAAGAAATCACTGAGGAAGAATTAAAAGCTGGCTTAAGAAAAGCTACTATAGCTAATGAAATTTATCCTTGTATTTGTGGTTCTTCATATAAGAATAAAGGTGTTCAACAAATGATAGACGGTGTTGTTGATTACTTACCATCACCATTAGATATTCCAGCTGTAAAAGGTACTAACTTAGAAGGCGAAGAAGCTGAAAGAAATGCAGCAGATGGCGAACCGTTATCAGCTCTAGCATTTAAAATAGCTACAGATCCATTTGTAGGAAAGTTAGCATATACAAGAATTTACTCTGGTATAATGGAAAGTGGTTCATATGTTCTTAACTCAACTAAGGGTAAGAAAGAAAGAATTGGTAGACTTGTTAAGATGCATTCTAATTCAAGACAAGAAGTTGAATCATTAGAAGCAGGAGAATTAGGAGCAGTAATCGGACTAAAGAACACAAGTACTGGTGATACTTTATGTTCAGAAAAAGATCCTATAATTCTTGAATCAATGGAATTCCCAGAACCAGTTATTTCTGTAGCTATCGAACCAAAAACTAAAGCAGCTCAAGAAAAAATGGGTATGGCTTTAGCTAAATTAGCTGAAGAAGATCCAACATTCAAGACTTGGACTAATGAAGAAACAGGTCAAACAATTATCGCTGGTATGGGTGAATTACACTTAGATATCATCGTTGATAGACTTAAGAGAGAATTCAAAGTTGAATGTAACGTTGGAGCTCCACAAGTTGCTTATAAAGAAACAATTAGAAAAGCTGTTAAAGCAGAAGCTAAATATGCTAAACAATCAGGTGGTAAAGGTCAATACGGTCATGCTGTAATTGAAATGGAACCAACTGAAGGAGAATACGTATTTGAAAATGCAATCGTTGGAGGAGCTATTCCTAGAGAATATATCCCAGCTGTTGACAACGGTATTCAAGAAGCATCTTTAAACGGTATAATTGCTGGATACAACGTTATTAACTTTAAAGTTAGACTAGTACACGGTTCATACCATGAAGTTGACTCATCAGAAATGGCATTTAAGATTGCCGGATCTATGGCATTTAAGAATGCTATGTCTAAGGCAGATCCAGTACTTCTTGAACCAATGATGAAAGTTGAAATAACAGTTCCTGAAGAATATATGGGAGATGTTATTGGAGATGTTAATTCAAGAAGAGGTAGAATGGAAGGAATGGAAGCTGTTAATGGTGCTCAAGTTATTAGAGCGTTTGTACCATTATCAGAAATGTTCGGATATGCTACATCTTTAAGATCAAGAACTCAAGGTAGAGGGGTTTACTCAATGGTATTTGATCATTATGAAGAAGTTCCAAAGAGTATCCAAGAACAAGTAGCAGGAAACAAAGCTAAATAA
- the rpsG gene encoding 30S ribosomal protein S7, which yields MPRKGHIAKRDVLPDPVYNSKVVTKFINSIMEDGKKGVAQKICYEAFELIAQRSGKEALEVFEEAMNNVMPLLEVKARRIGGATYQVPMEVRTERRQTLGIRWMLIAARKRGEKLMCERVAGELLDASNNTGAAVKKREDTHKMAEANKAFAHYRY from the coding sequence GTGCCAAGAAAAGGACATATAGCAAAAAGAGATGTATTACCAGATCCAGTATACAATTCAAAAGTTGTTACAAAATTCATAAACAGCATAATGGAAGATGGTAAAAAAGGTGTAGCTCAAAAAATCTGTTATGAAGCATTTGAATTAATCGCTCAAAGAAGTGGTAAGGAAGCTTTAGAAGTTTTTGAAGAAGCTATGAATAATGTAATGCCATTACTAGAAGTTAAAGCCAGAAGAATAGGTGGTGCGACATACCAAGTTCCTATGGAAGTTAGAACAGAAAGAAGACAGACTTTAGGAATAAGATGGATGTTAATCGCAGCTAGAAAAAGAGGCGAAAAGTTAATGTGCGAAAGAGTTGCAGGAGAATTATTAGATGCATCTAATAATACTGGAGCAGCTGTTAAAAAGAGAGAAGATACTCATAAAATGGCAGAAGCTAATAAAGCATTTGCTCATTACAGATACTAA
- the rplB gene encoding 50S ribosomal protein L2: MAVKKFNPITPSRRQMTMPTFEEITSQQPEKSLLVSLKSKAGRNAQGKITVRHRGGGVKRKYRIIDFKRNKDSIPAKVATIEYDPNRSAYIALVVYTDGEKRYIIAPAGLKVGDVIVSGPDSDIKPGNALPLKNIPVGTVIHNIELQKGKGGQLVRSAGNSAQLMAKEGNYATLRLPSGEMRYVRIECRATIGTVSNPTNDIVNIGKAGRKRHMGWRPTVRGSVMNPNDHPHGGGEGKSPVGRPSPVTPWGKPALGYKTRKNKKYSDRFIIKGRNAK; this comes from the coding sequence ATGGCAGTTAAAAAGTTTAACCCTATTACACCATCAAGAAGACAAATGACTATGCCAACATTTGAAGAAATAACTTCACAACAACCGGAAAAGTCACTTCTTGTATCATTAAAGAGTAAAGCGGGTAGAAATGCTCAAGGTAAAATTACTGTAAGACACCGTGGCGGCGGAGTTAAGAGAAAATACAGAATTATAGACTTTAAAAGAAATAAAGATTCAATTCCAGCAAAGGTTGCAACTATAGAATATGATCCAAATAGATCAGCTTATATTGCACTTGTTGTTTATACAGATGGAGAAAAAAGATACATAATCGCTCCAGCAGGATTAAAAGTTGGTGACGTTATAGTATCAGGTCCAGATTCTGATATCAAGCCAGGTAATGCTCTTCCATTAAAGAACATACCAGTTGGTACAGTTATTCATAATATCGAATTACAAAAAGGTAAAGGTGGTCAATTAGTTAGATCTGCTGGTAATTCAGCACAATTAATGGCTAAAGAAGGAAACTACGCAACTTTAAGATTACCTTCAGGTGAAATGAGATATGTAAGAATAGAATGTAGAGCAACAATAGGAACTGTTTCTAACCCAACAAACGATATAGTTAATATCGGTAAAGCTGGTAGAAAGAGACATATGGGATGGAGACCTACAGTTAGAGGATCTGTTATGAACCCTAACGATCACCCTCACGGTGGTGGTGAAGGTAAATCACCAGTTGGTAGACCAAGTCCAGTTACTCCTTGGGGTAAACCAGCACTTGGATACAAAACAAGAAAGAATAAGAAATATTCTGACAGATTTATTATCAAGGGTAGAAACGCTAAGTAG
- the rplC gene encoding 50S ribosomal protein L3 gives MKKAIMGKKIGMTQIFNEAGKVIPVTVVEAGPCVVVQKKTVEKDGYEAIQVGFGDIREKLVNKPAKGHFEKAGVVLKRTLKEFRLEDVSQYEVGQEIKADVFEIGDKIDVSGVSKGKGFQGVIKRWNQQRGPMTHGSKFKRAPGSMGASSDPSRTFKNKRMPGHMGCVNTTVMNLEVVKVIAEKNLLLIKGGIPGPNKGTVVIRNAVKA, from the coding sequence ATGAAAAAAGCTATAATGGGTAAGAAAATAGGAATGACTCAAATCTTCAATGAAGCAGGAAAAGTTATTCCAGTTACAGTAGTAGAAGCTGGTCCATGTGTTGTTGTTCAAAAGAAAACTGTAGAAAAAGACGGTTATGAAGCAATACAAGTTGGTTTTGGTGATATAAGAGAAAAATTAGTTAACAAGCCAGCTAAAGGACATTTTGAAAAAGCAGGAGTTGTTTTAAAGAGAACTTTAAAAGAATTCAGACTTGAAGATGTAAGCCAATATGAAGTTGGTCAAGAAATCAAAGCTGATGTATTTGAAATTGGAGACAAAATTGATGTATCTGGAGTTTCTAAAGGTAAGGGATTCCAAGGGGTTATCAAGAGATGGAACCAACAAAGAGGACCAATGACTCATGGTTCTAAGTTCAAAAGAGCACCAGGTTCAATGGGAGCTTCATCAGATCCATCTAGAACATTCAAGAATAAGAGAATGCCTGGACATATGGGTTGCGTTAATACAACAGTAATGAACTTAGAAGTAGTTAAAGTAATAGCTGAAAAGAACTTATTACTAATAAAGGGTGGAATCCCAGGACCTAACAAAGGTACAGTAGTAATAAGAAACGCAGTTAAAGCTTAA
- the rpoC gene encoding DNA-directed RNA polymerase subunit beta', with amino-acid sequence MFELNNFDAIQIGLASPEQIREWSRGEVKKPETINYRTLKPEKDGLFCERIFGPMKDWECHCGKYKRVRYKGIVCDRCGVEVTKAKVRRERMGHIELAAPVSHIWYFKGIPSRMGLLMDMSPRALEKVLYFASYIVIDPKETPLLKKQLLNEKEYREAVDKYGDDSFVAGMGAEAIQELLGEIDLVAGAKELKEDLKQSTGQKRVRIIRRLEVVESFAKSGNDPKWMIINVIPVIPPDLRPMVQLDGGRFATSDLNDLYRRVINRNNRLKKLLDLGAPDIIVRNEKRMLQEAVDALIDNGRRGRPVTGPGNRPLKSLSDMLKGKQGRFRQNLLGKRVDYSGRSVIVVGPELKMYQCGLPKEMALELFKPFVMKKLVQDGVAHNIKSAKRMVERVLPQVWDVLEEVITDHPVLLNRAPTLHRLGIQAFQPVLVEGRAIKLHPLACTAYNADFDGDQMAVHVPLSVEAQAEARFLMLAAGNILKPSDGKPVCVPTQDMVLGSYYLTMDRTGAKGEGMTFSNKDEAVMAYESKYIDIHAQINVRVYKEIDGVLKSGIIKTTVGKLIFNESIPQDLGFVNREDEKEKFNLEIDFLVTKKSLGKVIDQSYMLHGPTKTSIMLDNIKALGYHYSSIGAVTVAASDMIVPPVKYDLLHEADETIDKIEKMYKRGFISEDERYERVIEKWTKTTEEVADALMDSLDKFNPIYMMADSGARGSKSQIKQLAGMRGLMASPSGKILELPIRASFREGLDVLEYFISTHGARKGNADTALKTADSGYLTRRLVDVCQDVIVREEDCGTDDGIYVSEIKEGSEVIEELKERLIGRYTAEDIVNPNSGDIIVAKNEYMDPVIADKVVSAGIKKVKIRSAFTCDCKVGVCAKCYGMNMATAKKIDIGEAVGIIAAQSIGEPGTQLTMRTFHTGGVAGSDITQGLPRVEELFEARKPKGLAIVSEIHGNVRIEETKKKRAVFVMGADGEECSYDIPFGSRLKVSDGDYIEAGDEITEGSVNPHDIMNIKGVDGARRYLLSEVQKVYRLQGVDINDKHLEVVVKQMTRKVKVLESGDTELLPGTMIDIFDFQGANAKVREFGGEEAKGEQSLLGITKAALATDSFLSAASFQETTRVLTEAAIKGKVDPLIGLKENVIIGKLIPAGTGMMRYRGLNLNTKNEKIEDNETEIVE; translated from the coding sequence TTGTTTGAGTTAAATAATTTTGATGCCATACAAATTGGTTTAGCATCTCCAGAACAAATAAGAGAGTGGTCAAGAGGAGAAGTAAAAAAACCTGAAACTATTAATTACAGAACATTAAAGCCAGAAAAAGATGGTCTTTTCTGTGAAAGAATATTTGGACCTATGAAAGACTGGGAATGTCATTGTGGGAAATATAAGAGAGTAAGATATAAAGGCATAGTTTGTGACAGATGTGGAGTTGAAGTTACAAAAGCTAAAGTAAGAAGAGAAAGAATGGGGCACATTGAACTGGCTGCTCCAGTTTCTCATATTTGGTACTTTAAAGGAATTCCATCAAGAATGGGATTATTAATGGATATGTCACCAAGAGCTTTAGAAAAAGTTTTATATTTTGCATCTTATATAGTAATAGATCCTAAAGAAACACCATTATTAAAGAAACAATTGCTTAATGAAAAAGAATATAGAGAAGCAGTTGATAAATATGGTGATGATAGCTTTGTTGCCGGAATGGGTGCTGAAGCAATTCAAGAATTACTTGGAGAAATAGACTTAGTAGCTGGAGCTAAAGAACTTAAAGAAGATTTAAAGCAAAGCACAGGTCAAAAAAGAGTAAGAATTATAAGAAGATTAGAAGTTGTAGAATCTTTTGCTAAATCAGGAAATGATCCTAAATGGATGATTATAAATGTAATTCCTGTAATTCCACCTGATTTAAGACCTATGGTTCAATTAGATGGAGGAAGATTTGCAACATCTGATTTAAATGACTTATATAGAAGAGTTATTAATAGAAATAATAGATTAAAAAAATTATTAGATTTAGGAGCGCCAGACATCATTGTAAGAAATGAAAAAAGAATGCTTCAAGAAGCAGTAGATGCTCTTATTGATAATGGTAGAAGAGGTAGACCAGTTACTGGTCCAGGAAATAGACCTTTAAAATCTCTTTCAGATATGTTAAAAGGTAAGCAAGGTAGATTTAGACAAAACTTACTTGGTAAGAGAGTTGACTATTCTGGTAGATCAGTTATAGTTGTTGGACCAGAATTAAAAATGTATCAATGTGGACTTCCAAAAGAAATGGCTTTAGAGTTATTTAAACCATTTGTTATGAAAAAATTAGTTCAAGATGGAGTTGCACATAATATAAAGAGTGCTAAGAGAATGGTGGAAAGAGTTTTACCACAAGTTTGGGATGTATTAGAAGAAGTTATTACTGATCATCCAGTATTACTTAACCGTGCTCCTACACTACATAGATTAGGAATTCAAGCGTTCCAACCTGTATTAGTAGAAGGAAGAGCAATTAAACTACATCCATTAGCATGTACAGCGTACAATGCGGATTTCGATGGAGACCAAATGGCTGTCCATGTACCGTTATCGGTAGAAGCTCAAGCGGAAGCTAGATTCTTAATGTTAGCGGCAGGAAATATTTTAAAGCCATCTGATGGTAAACCAGTTTGTGTACCAACACAAGATATGGTTCTTGGTTCTTATTACTTAACAATGGATAGAACTGGCGCTAAAGGAGAAGGCATGACTTTCTCTAATAAAGATGAGGCTGTTATGGCTTATGAATCTAAATATATAGATATTCATGCGCAAATCAATGTTAGAGTATATAAAGAAATTGATGGAGTATTAAAATCAGGAATAATAAAAACTACAGTAGGAAAACTTATCTTCAATGAATCAATTCCTCAAGATTTAGGATTTGTTAATAGGGAAGATGAAAAAGAGAAGTTTAATTTAGAAATAGATTTCCTAGTGACTAAGAAATCATTAGGAAAAGTAATAGATCAAAGCTATATGCTACATGGTCCTACAAAAACATCAATAATGCTTGATAATATTAAAGCATTAGGATATCATTATTCATCAATTGGTGCGGTAACAGTTGCAGCATCAGATATGATAGTACCTCCAGTTAAGTACGATTTATTACATGAAGCAGATGAAACAATAGATAAAATCGAAAAAATGTATAAAAGAGGATTTATATCTGAAGATGAAAGATATGAAAGAGTTATAGAAAAATGGACTAAGACAACAGAAGAAGTTGCAGATGCATTAATGGATAGTTTGGATAAATTCAATCCAATCTACATGATGGCAGATTCGGGAGCCAGAGGATCTAAATCTCAAATCAAGCAATTAGCTGGTATGAGAGGACTTATGGCGAGTCCATCAGGAAAAATCCTTGAATTACCAATCAGAGCATCATTTAGAGAAGGTCTTGACGTATTAGAATACTTTATATCTACTCATGGAGCGAGAAAAGGTAATGCCGATACAGCGTTAAAGACAGCCGATTCAGGTTATTTAACAAGAAGACTTGTTGATGTTTGTCAAGATGTAATTGTAAGAGAAGAAGACTGTGGAACAGATGACGGAATATATGTATCTGAAATAAAAGAAGGTTCTGAAGTAATTGAAGAATTAAAAGAAAGATTAATTGGTAGATATACTGCAGAAGATATAGTTAATCCTAATAGTGGAGATATAATAGTAGCTAAAAATGAATATATGGATCCAGTAATAGCTGATAAAGTTGTTTCTGCTGGAATCAAAAAAGTTAAGATAAGATCTGCATTCACATGTGATTGTAAAGTTGGGGTATGTGCTAAATGCTATGGAATGAATATGGCTACAGCTAAGAAGATTGATATTGGAGAAGCTGTTGGTATAATAGCAGCTCAATCAATTGGAGAACCAGGAACACAGCTTACAATGAGAACATTCCATACAGGTGGAGTTGCAGGATCGGATATTACTCAAGGTTTACCTAGAGTTGAAGAATTATTTGAAGCTAGAAAACCAAAGGGTCTTGCTATAGTAAGTGAAATACATGGTAATGTGAGAATTGAAGAAACTAAGAAAAAGAGAGCTGTATTTGTTATGGGTGCAGATGGAGAAGAATGTAGCTATGATATTCCATTTGGATCAAGATTAAAAGTATCTGATGGAGATTATATTGAAGCTGGAGATGAAATAACAGAAGGATCAGTAAATCCTCATGATATTATGAACATCAAAGGTGTAGATGGAGCTAGAAGATATTTACTTTCAGAAGTTCAAAAGGTTTATAGACTACAAGGGGTTGATATCAACGATAAACATCTTGAAGTAGTTGTAAAACAAATGACTAGAAAAGTAAAAGTTCTTGAATCTGGTGATACTGAATTATTACCAGGAACAATGATAGATATTTTTGATTTCCAAGGAGCAAATGCTAAAGTTAGAGAATTTGGTGGAGAAGAAGCTAAAGGTGAACAATCTTTATTAGGTATCACTAAAGCAGCATTAGCTACAGATAGTTTCTTATCAGCAGCTTCCTTCCAAGAAACTACTAGAGTTCTTACAGAAGCAGCTATAAAAGGAAAAGTTGATCCTTTAATAGGATTAAAGGAAAATGTAATCATCGGTAAGTTAATACCAGCCGGAACAGGTATGATGAGATACAGAGGTTTGAATTTAAATACAAAAAATGAAAAAATAGAAGATAATGAGACAGAAATAGTTGAATAA
- the rpsJ gene encoding 30S ribosomal protein S10, which produces MMSKQKIRIRLKAFDHTILDQSAEKIVETAKTSGAKVVGPVPLPTEKDVVTILRAVHKYKDSREQFEIRTHKRLIDIVNPSPKTVDALMRLNLPAGVDIEIKL; this is translated from the coding sequence ATAATGTCAAAGCAAAAAATAAGAATCAGATTAAAAGCTTTTGATCATACAATATTAGATCAATCAGCTGAGAAAATTGTAGAAACTGCAAAAACATCAGGAGCTAAAGTAGTAGGGCCAGTTCCACTACCAACTGAAAAAGATGTTGTTACAATATTAAGAGCGGTTCACAAATATAAAGATTCAAGAGAACAATTCGAAATAAGAACTCATAAGAGATTAATCGACATAGTTAATCCATCACCTAAAACTGTTGATGCGTTAATGAGATTAAATCTTCCAGCAGGTGTGGATATAGAAATTAAATTATAA
- the rpsS gene encoding 30S ribosomal protein S19 yields the protein MSRSTKKAPFVHEGLLKKIEEMNASGDKKVVKTWSRSSTIYPQMIGHTIAVHDGRKHVPVYLSEDMVGHKLGEFVLTRTYRGHVADKTSKRK from the coding sequence GTGAGTAGATCAACAAAAAAAGCACCTTTTGTGCATGAAGGACTTTTAAAGAAGATAGAAGAAATGAATGCAAGTGGAGATAAGAAAGTTGTTAAGACTTGGTCAAGAAGTTCAACAATCTATCCACAAATGATAGGTCATACAATTGCAGTTCATGACGGAAGAAAACATGTTCCAGTTTATTTATCAGAAGATATGGTTGGACACAAGTTAGGTGAGTTCGTATTAACTAGAACTTATAGAGGTCATGTGGCAGATAAAACATCAAAAAGAAAGTAG
- the rplW gene encoding 50S ribosomal protein L23 gives MKLTSHDIIRKPVITEKSMAAMAEKKYTFIVHVNANKSQVKRAVEEVFDVKVKDVNTINGLGKTKRMGVHVGKRSDYKKAIVTLTEESKAIEFFDGLQ, from the coding sequence ATGAAATTAACAAGCCATGATATAATAAGAAAGCCTGTTATCACTGAAAAGAGCATGGCCGCTATGGCAGAAAAGAAGTACACTTTCATAGTTCACGTAAATGCTAATAAGTCTCAAGTAAAGAGAGCTGTGGAAGAAGTTTTTGATGTTAAAGTTAAAGACGTTAACACTATAAACGGTTTAGGAAAAACTAAAAGAATGGGCGTACATGTAGGAAAGAGATCTGACTACAAAAAAGCTATTGTTACATTAACTGAAGAAAGCAAAGCTATAGAATTCTTCGACGGATTACAATAG
- the rplD gene encoding 50S ribosomal protein L4, producing MPTVGLFNQEGKQVGDIQLNANVFEVEVNKHALHQVVVALLANKRQGTQSAKTRTEVRGGGIKPWRQKGTGRARQGSIRAPQWIKGGIVFAPKPRDYRVSIPKSMRRVAMKSALTSKVNDGQMVVLESLSFEAPKTKQFIEMLSAFNAKKTLIITAESNEAVYKSARNIQGVSVIPVNNINVYDLLKFEKLIITKDAVSKIEEVYA from the coding sequence ATGCCTACAGTAGGGTTATTTAATCAAGAAGGAAAACAAGTTGGAGATATCCAATTAAATGCAAATGTATTTGAAGTAGAAGTAAACAAACACGCATTACATCAAGTAGTAGTTGCTTTATTAGCTAATAAGAGACAAGGAACTCAATCAGCTAAGACTAGAACTGAGGTAAGAGGAGGCGGAATCAAGCCTTGGAGACAAAAAGGTACTGGTAGAGCAAGACAAGGTTCTATTAGAGCACCTCAATGGATCAAAGGTGGTATTGTATTCGCACCAAAGCCAAGAGATTATAGAGTTTCAATTCCAAAGAGCATGAGAAGAGTTGCTATGAAGTCAGCATTAACTAGCAAAGTTAATGACGGACAAATGGTAGTTTTAGAATCATTATCTTTCGAAGCACCAAAGACTAAGCAATTTATAGAAATGTTAAGTGCATTTAATGCAAAGAAAACATTAATAATAACTGCTGAATCAAATGAAGCTGTATACAAATCAGCAAGAAATATTCAAGGGGTTAGTGTTATCCCAGTAAACAACATCAACGTATATGATTTATTAAAGTTTGAAAAATTAATCATAACTAAAGATGCTGTATCAAAAATTGAGGAGGTGTACGCATAA